The following coding sequences are from one Leptolyngbya sp. NIES-3755 window:
- a CDS encoding nucleoside diphosphate kinase (similar to AA sequence:cyanobase_aa:LBDG_24340): MERTFLAIKPDGVQRKLIGEIIRRFETKGFTLVGLKFMNVSRELAESHYGVHRERPFFGSLVEFITSGPIVAMVWEGDGVIAGARKVIGATNPLTAEPGTIRGDFGANIGRNLIHGSDAPETAQSEIALWFKEEELVNWQPTVLNWIYE, translated from the coding sequence TTGGAACGCACATTTTTAGCCATTAAGCCCGATGGCGTACAGCGCAAACTGATCGGTGAAATCATTCGCCGCTTTGAAACAAAGGGCTTTACTCTCGTGGGTTTGAAGTTCATGAATGTCAGTCGCGAGCTGGCAGAAAGCCATTACGGTGTTCACCGCGAACGCCCATTTTTCGGTAGCCTGGTCGAATTTATTACGTCAGGTCCGATCGTCGCAATGGTTTGGGAAGGCGATGGTGTGATTGCAGGAGCGCGGAAAGTGATCGGCGCAACGAATCCGCTGACTGCTGAACCGGGAACGATCCGGGGTGATTTTGGTGCGAATATTGGACGAAACTTGATTCACGGATCGGATGCACCCGAAACCGCTCAAAGCGAAATTGCGCTGTGGTTTAAGGAAGAAGAATTGGTGAATTGGCAACCGACCGTGTTGAACTGGATTTACGAATAA
- a CDS encoding integral membrane protein terc family protein (similar to AA sequence:cyanobase_aa:LBDG_03590): MIDIDLPAQFSPQTFLLLLVLVALECVLSADNAIALAAITQGLQNPKLERRALNIGLVFAYVLRMSLILAASWVIGYWQFELAGALYLLWLVFQHFKPSSEDEEGVHHGPRFASLWQAIPVIALTDLAFSLDSVTTAIAVSQDTWLILLGGTIGIVALRFMAGLFIVWLEEFTHLEDAGYVTVSFVGLRLLLRVFNDQLVPPEWLMITMVAIVFAWGFSKRNDMAEVSAIAESQNESMPEIEPVSEKDPV; this comes from the coding sequence ATGATAGACATCGATTTACCTGCCCAGTTCAGTCCCCAAACCTTCTTGCTCTTGCTCGTTTTGGTGGCGTTAGAGTGCGTCTTGTCGGCTGATAATGCGATCGCGCTTGCTGCCATCACTCAAGGCTTGCAAAACCCGAAACTAGAGCGCCGCGCTTTAAACATTGGTTTGGTGTTCGCCTACGTTTTACGAATGTCACTGATTTTGGCAGCCTCGTGGGTGATCGGATACTGGCAATTCGAGTTGGCGGGCGCGCTTTACCTTCTATGGTTGGTGTTTCAGCACTTTAAGCCCTCTAGTGAAGACGAAGAAGGCGTTCACCACGGACCTCGATTTGCTTCGCTTTGGCAGGCGATTCCGGTGATTGCGCTGACCGATTTGGCGTTTTCGCTCGATAGTGTCACGACTGCGATCGCGGTTTCCCAAGATACGTGGCTGATTCTGCTCGGAGGCACGATCGGGATTGTGGCACTGCGATTTATGGCAGGCTTATTTATTGTCTGGTTGGAAGAATTTACACATTTAGAAGATGCGGGTTATGTCACCGTATCGTTTGTAGGTCTTCGATTGTTGCTGCGGGTGTTCAATGATCAACTTGTGCCACCGGAATGGTTGATGATTACGATGGTCGCGATCGTCTTTGCTTGGGGATTTTCCAAGCGGAATGACATGGCGGAAGTGAGCGCGATCGCGGAATCTCAGAACGAGTCAATGCCTGAGATTGAGCCTGTTTCAGAGAAAGATCCAGTTTAG
- a CDS encoding hypothetical protein (conserved hypothetical protein;~similar to AA sequence:cyanobase_aa:LBDG_51230): MDSNISLFVEIPEALHQSFQSFLDTRPDWDQDRVMSAALSLFLLQNRPANERQTDRATARIYLDSIFKRPVEQI, translated from the coding sequence ATGGATAGCAACATTAGTCTTTTCGTCGAAATTCCTGAAGCACTGCATCAATCGTTTCAATCGTTCCTCGATACACGCCCAGACTGGGATCAAGATCGAGTGATGTCTGCGGCGTTGTCTTTATTCTTATTGCAGAATCGTCCGGCGAATGAACGTCAGACCGATCGTGCAACCGCTCGAATTTACCTGGACTCGATCTTCAAACGTCCAGTCGAACAGATTTAA